In one window of Bizionia sp. M204 DNA:
- a CDS encoding sodium:alanine symporter family protein, with protein sequence MEQLNQYISDFASFAWGLPLLILLIGGGLYLLILSRFLPFRFFGHAINVLRGKYNNPDDPGEITHFQALTTALSSTIGMGNIAGVAVAISIGGPGAVFWMWVSAIIGMSTKFFTSTLAIMYRGRDSAGDLQGGPMYFITEGLGKSWKPLAMFFSVCGLVGALPVFNVNQLTQAINDILLRPNGVEVGFTSNLTVAIVLVIITSIVILGGLNRISKTASKLVPSMVLLYFVSVVIILIVNFEDVPKYFSLIFTDAFSASFYKGDTFLGGVIGGLMLLGIRRGAFSNEAGIGTAPMAHGATKTSEPVREGLVAMLGPAIDTLVVCTLTALAILVTGVWQTTDANGVSLTASAFGNAMPGFGKYLLLICIAVFSISSLFSYSYYGSKCLSFLIGADKKHYYNYMYIVSIILGATTSLSMMINLIDGFFALMAFPTMFTTLMLAPRVVKEIKAYKLRTFNA encoded by the coding sequence ATGGAACAACTCAATCAATACATTTCTGATTTCGCCTCGTTTGCTTGGGGTTTGCCATTACTTATTTTGCTTATTGGAGGCGGATTGTACTTATTAATTCTATCCAGATTCTTACCCTTTCGGTTTTTTGGCCATGCCATTAACGTGTTGCGTGGTAAATATAATAACCCAGACGATCCAGGTGAAATTACACATTTTCAAGCTTTAACAACCGCTTTATCTTCTACCATTGGTATGGGGAATATTGCAGGAGTAGCCGTTGCCATTTCCATTGGTGGACCAGGAGCCGTTTTTTGGATGTGGGTGAGTGCCATAATTGGGATGTCTACTAAATTCTTTACATCTACCTTAGCCATTATGTATCGTGGTAGAGATAGTGCTGGCGATTTACAAGGTGGTCCTATGTATTTTATTACTGAAGGTTTAGGCAAATCATGGAAACCATTGGCTATGTTTTTTAGTGTATGTGGCTTGGTTGGCGCCTTACCGGTTTTTAATGTGAATCAGTTAACCCAAGCTATTAATGATATTTTATTGCGTCCCAATGGCGTGGAAGTTGGTTTTACTTCTAATCTAACTGTTGCTATTGTTTTAGTAATTATTACCTCAATTGTTATTTTAGGAGGGTTGAATAGGATTAGTAAAACGGCTTCCAAACTCGTACCTTCTATGGTATTACTATATTTTGTTTCGGTGGTTATTATTCTCATAGTAAATTTTGAGGACGTACCTAAATATTTTAGCCTCATATTCACCGATGCATTTAGTGCTAGCTTTTATAAAGGCGACACCTTTTTAGGTGGTGTTATAGGTGGTTTAATGTTATTAGGTATTCGTCGTGGTGCGTTTTCTAATGAGGCGGGAATTGGTACAGCACCTATGGCTCATGGCGCAACAAAAACTTCGGAACCAGTCCGTGAAGGTTTAGTGGCTATGTTGGGACCAGCTATTGACACCTTGGTGGTTTGTACCTTAACAGCTCTAGCTATTTTGGTAACCGGAGTTTGGCAAACAACGGATGCTAATGGTGTGAGTTTAACAGCGTCTGCATTTGGAAATGCCATGCCAGGATTTGGTAAATACTTGCTATTAATTTGTATTGCCGTTTTTAGTATTTCATCCCTATTCTCCTATTCCTATTATGGTAGTAAATGTTTGTCGTTTTTAATTGGAGCCGATAAAAAACACTATTATAACTACATGTATATCGTGAGTATTATTTTAGGAGCAACCACGTCTTTAAGTATGATGATTAATTTAATTGATGGCTTTTTTGCTCTCATGGCTTTTCCAACTATGTTTACAACGCTTATGCTAGCACCTCGCGTGGTTAAAGAAATAAAAGCTTATAAACTTCGGACTTTTAATGCATAG